The genomic interval CGGCCCGTGGAGTCTCCCTGCGCATGGAGAATCCTTTTGCGGGAATGGGCGGCCTCCATGGTGAACGAGAGCTTCGCTCCCTCGCGGTCGAACTCCGCGCCCCAGTCGATCAGCTCGGCGATACGGTGCGGCCCCTCCTCTACAAGTACTCTTACCGCGTCCTCCCTGCAGAGGCCGTCCCCGGCCTTGATCGTATCCTCGAAGTGGATGCCCACTTTATCCTCGTCGCTCAGCGCAACGGCGACCCCGCCCTGCGCATACTCCGTGCTGCTCTCGGTCGGCATATCCTTGGTAACGACCACCACGCGTCCGTGGGGTGCGAGCTCTATCGCGGCCCTCAGCCCCGCGACGCCGCTGCCGATGACGAGAAAATCGGCGGTTATGCTCTGCATACGATATGCCCCAGTTTTTCGGTCAGCCGCATATTGACGCTGTAATCGACACGGCAGTCGATGAGGGCCGGCGCGTCCTGGGCCAGCGCTTCGCGGAGTGTGCCGGGGAGCTCATCGCTCTTTTCGACCCGGTAGGCCCTGCACCCGAAGGCTTCGCCGAGCTTCACGAAGTCGGGATTGCCTACCTTAACGCAGAACGAACGCCGGTACCGTGTCAGCTCCTTCCACTGGATGAGTCCGTAACAGTTGTCGTTGAAGATGACGGTGACGAACGGAACGCCCAGCCGCACCGCTGTCTCGAGGTCCGCAGCGGACATCATGAACCCCCCGTCGCCGACCGCGGCGACGACCTTTCTCTCGGGATAGGCGAGCTTCGCGGCAATTGCAGAGGGCAGGGCGAACCCCATGGAAGCGAAGCCGTTCGAGATCAGCACGGTATTCGGCGCATAGGCGGGATAGGAACGGCCGATCCATATCTTATGCGCTCCCACGTCGCTGACGAGGATATCCTCTCGATCAAGGGCGCGCCTGATGTCGAGGACGACCTGGAGCGGGCTCACGCCTGCTTCCGTCCGGTACAGGGCAGGGTCGCCGGCATCCGCCTCGATATCCTTTTTCAGCCGCATGAAATAGCCGGGGTCCTTTTCGACCCCGAGCTCTTCGGTGAGCCTCTGGAGCGTTGTGCGTATATCGCCGACCAGCTCGAGCGCATTGTAGGAGGCATCCACCTCCGCCGGGCCGGTATCGATGTGCAGTATGGGTTTGTCCGGCTCCCAGTACTTGGGGCTGAACTCGACCGGATCGTAGCCGACGGCGATGATGAGGTCGGCGCGGTCGAGGCCGCACTGGACGTAATCCCTCGACTGGAGCCCTATCGTCGATACGAAGAGCGGGTCGTCCGCAGGCACGGCGCCCATGCCCATGAAGGTGTTGATGACAGCGATGCCGGCTTTCTGCGCAAAGCGGAGCAGCTCAGCGGACGCCTTGTTCCGGATGACCCCGTTCCCGGCGAGGATGAGGGGCATGCGGGCGTTCCGGATCATCTCGAGGCCCCGGGTGATCGCCCCGGGAGCGGGAACGGGGTACACGACGGGAGCAACGGTGAGAGGAGCGCCCTCTGCCGGGGCCTCGGCGATATCCTCGGGCAGCTCGAGGTGTACCGGGCCCTGCTTTTCGAGCATCGCTACCTTGAAGGCCTTCCGCGTCACTTCAGGGATGACCTGGGGAGAGAGTATCCGCGCATTCCACTTTGTTATGGGCTTGAGCAGGGAGACGACGTCGATATACTGGTGCGACTCCTTATGCGCCCTCGCTCCCGACGCCTGGGCAGTGATGGCGAGGAGGGGGGAGAAGTCGAGCAGGGCGTCGGCGATGCCGGTGACGAGGTTCGTCGCGCCGGGGCCGAGCGTCGAGAAGCAGACGCCGGGAGCGCCGGTGAGCCGGCCCCAGGCGTTCGCCATGAACGATGCCCCGCGCTCGTCCCGGGCGACCACCACCTCGATCCCCGATGCTTCGAGGGCATCGAGAAGGGCAAGGTTCTCCTCGCCCGGGAGGCCGAAGGCGTAGCGCACCCCCTCACGGTCGAGACATCGTGTGAGCAACTCGGCGCCGTTCATGTATCAGCAATTGTAGCATATATTGCCGCATGCATGCGGCAACGCGATGCGCATCAGGACTACATCTTATGGCAGCGGCGGCAGTCCTTGGCCGTGTTGGAGGCGAAGGCCCGTTTGCCGTCATGGCACTCGCCGCAGTATTTCCCCTCGATGAGCTCCCTCATCTTCATATCGGCATGGTCCTTTTTCATCATGAAAGGTTTGGGGTGACAGTCGGTGCACTTCAACCCCTGCTGTGCATGCGCGGCGCCGTCGAAGACGACGGTGCTGATGCCGCACTTCCACTCCAGGACCCGCCCCGTGGGTACGGCGACGGCGCTCGAGAGGAGCGCGGCAATACCGCAGAGTGTTGATGCGACCGTAACGAGTGTCGGCCTCATGGGATGCTCCCTTCGGGTAAATGGCTGCTCTGTGCTTATTATAATCAGTTTTTCGGGGAGAGGGAAGGGTTTGACTCGGCTGGGGGGGATTCACTACAATCCTAAGATAACTGCGGCCTAAGGCTATCGTTGGCCGAGATGTCCGTAGCGCCGGAATACGACCGAGAGGAGGAGCATGAGCGCATGAGCGATAAGGAGCGGGAGACGCTGGAGGCATCGCTGAAGGATTACAAAGGGAAGATCAACCCCGCAGTGAAAGGCACGCTCACCTGGGACAGGGAGCTGATCTTCACGGGAAGGACCAATGAGGGGTACGAGATAGAGTTCGATGCCCATGTCCAGTGGGGATGCAAGCCGACGGACGCGCTGCTCCTCAGCCTTGCGGGCTGCATGGGAATCGATGTGGTGATGTTTCTCCAGAAGATGCGCGCGGAGCTCGCCCATTTCAAGCTCGAGATCATCGGCGAGCGGAACCCCACGCCCCCGCAATATTTCACCTCCGTCGAAATGGTCCTCCACATAGCGGGCAAGGGTCTCGACCCCAAGAAGATCGACCGCGCCGTAGCGCTCTCCCACGAGAAGTACTGTTCGGTCTACAACTCCCTCAGGAAGGACATGGAGGTGAAGGTCCGTTATATTCTCGAAGAGCGGGAGCCGAAGAAGGAGATCAGCGACTAAGCGATGATCGGCATCGTCATCTCTACGGAGCTCGAAGCGGCGGTTCTCCTGGAACACCTCGCCGGGGAGCAGCGCCGCCCGCTGCAGAGCAAGGATTTTCATACCGGCCTCCTCAAGGGAGCGGCGGAGACGGTGCTCTGTATCTGCGGCGTAGGGAAAGCCAATGCGGCCCACGGCACGACGATGCTTATCGAGCACTTCAGACCACGGATCGTCTACTCCCTCGGTGTCGCCGGCGCCTATCCGTCGGCGGGGCTGGGGGTCGGCGATATCGCCGTTGCGGAAAGAGAGGTGTACGGCGATGAGGGAGTAGTGCTCGGGGAGAGCTTCTGCACGATGGAGCGGATCGGCTTGCCGCTCGTCTCGAAGGGAGACCGCGTCTACTACAACGAGCTCCCGATGACCGTACCTCCCGCGCTGGAAGGCTTTTCGCCGCGGGGCACCTTCATCACCGTCTCGTCCTGCTCGGGAACCCTGGACCGCGGCAGGATGCTCGAGCGGTACTTCAACGGGATCTGCGAGACCATGGAGGGAGCAGCCGTTGCCCACATTTGCACCCTCGCCGGCGTGCCCGCAGCCGGAATACGGGGGATAAGCAACATCATCGAGGACCGTTCGGGGCAGCCGCTCCGGAAGAGCGATATCATCACGGCAGCGGAAACAGTGCAGCGGTTCTTCCTGGAGCGGGTCATCTGATCATGCGTCCAGCATCTCCCTGATCTTCCTCAGAAGCGTTGCCGAGATGACGGGCTTCGAAATAAACGCCGATCCCTTCTCCGCCAGCCCCGTCCGGTCGATGATGTCGGCGGTGTAGCCGCTCATGAAGAGCACCTTCGTGAGGGGGCGCTCTTTCCTGATCGACTCGTACGCCTCCTTGCCGTTGCGCTTCGGCATGATGACATCGAGGAGAACGAGGCCGATCCTCTCCTTGTTTTCGGAGAAGAGGTTCACGGCATCCTCGCCGTCTACGGCATCGAGCACCGTGTATCCTGCCCCGGTAAGAATGTCCCTGATCAATCCCCGCACGATGTCGTCATCTTCTGCTACGAGGATCGTTTCGTTCCCTCCGCAGGGAGCGGACGTCTCCGCCGACGGGACCTCACCGCACCGCATCGCGGCAAACGGAAGATAGATCCTGAACGTGGTCCCCTTGTGCGGCTCGCTGTAGACATTGATATACCCGCCGTGCTGCTTGACGATGCCGTAGGCCGTGGCGAGGCCAAGACCGGTCCCCTTGCCCACCTCCTTCGTGGTGAAGAAAGGCTCGAAGATGCGCTGCCGCGTCCCCTCGTCCATGCCGGCGCCGGTATCCGACACCGCGATGAGAACATACGTCCCGGGCCTCATGTAGGAGGGGCTCCCTCCCGGGGGCGCGCCGGCCTCCACGAGCGAGGTCTCGATCGTGAGGGTACCCCCTCCGGGCATGGCGTCCCGGGCATTGGTGGCGAGATTCATGAGCACCTGCTCGATCTGGCCCGAATCCGCCATGACGGTCGGTCCTCCTTCGGGCAGGAGCGTCCTGAGCTCGATATCCTCGCCGATGATGCGCGAGAGGAGCTGCTCGACCTTGCGGATCGTGGCGTTGATATCGACCAGGCGGGGATTGATCTCCTGCTTCCTGCTGAAGGCGAGGAGACTCTGCACGAGATTGGCGGCCCGTTCCGATGAGGCGAGTATCTGGTCCACGTACGATTTGAGGTCGCTCTCCTCGTGCAGTCTCATCTGGAGGATATAGCCGCAGGCGGTGATCGCGGTGAGGATATTGTTGAAATCGTGGGCGATGCCGCCGGCGAGGAGCCCGACGGTCTCCATCTTCTGCGACTGGAGGAACTGCTCTTCGAGCTTGGCCTTCTCCTCCTCCGTGCGCTTGTGCTCGGTCACCTGCATCTCGAGCGCCTCTGCCATGTGATCGAGCGATCGGGCGAGCTCGCCCATCTCGCCCTTCTCGTGGGCTATGCCGGTTCGCGCGCTCAGATCGCCGGTGCTCAGCCGCTGCGCCGCACGTATCAGGGGCGTTATCCGTCGCATGATGAAGAGGTCGCTGCCTATCCAGCCGACGATAACGGTCAGGAAGGCGATAAGACCGAGGAGCCCGAGGTTCCGTTTGAGTGCGTGATCGGCCTTTGCGAAGGCGATCTCCGACGGAATCCCGACGAAGATGTAGGCGTTCTGCTCCCCCGCTCCGTTAAGGAGAGGACTGAAGGAGTAGAGGCGTTGTACGCCATCAAGCCCGGCGGCCTCGATCGTGCCTTCTCTGCGGTGGGCAAGGATCGCTTTGACCAGAGGTGCCTCTGCTGCAGGCCTGCCGACCCATTCTTTCGGTCCGGGGTGGCGGGCCAGGACTACTCCGTTACCGTCGATAGCGGTGATCGTAGAGCCCTCGGGCAGCTGCGCCTGCGCAACAAGCCCTCCGAGCCACTCCATATTCAGTGTTGCCAGGACGACCCCGGTCACGCGCTCCTCGCGCGTGAGTATCGGGTATGCGAGGACGAGCACCGGCTTGCCGGTGATCCGCCCGATATGGAAACTGCCGAAAGCCGACGACCGGGTCTCGACAGCGGCGGCAAACCAGGGGCGGTCGGCGGCGCTCACCGGCCCGCGCAGGGGGACGGCGCTGCAGAAGACATCCCCGTTCTTGGAGGCTGCCGCCAGATTGGCATAATAGGGATGGCGTTTCAGCAGCTCTTTGAACAGATCGCTGCACGGCGCCGCGTTGTGGGAGCGCACCTCAGGGACATGCGCGAGGGTTACGAGGAGCTGCTGTGTTGTTTCGATGAGCGACACCTGGTTCCGTGCAGCGAGACGCACGGTCCGGAGCGCCTCTCTCTTGGCGTCTTCGGCTGCATACCGGCGCTGTTCGATTCCCGCGTAGATGACGAGGGCAAAAGCCGGAAGAACCGCGATAACAATGAGCAGCATCGCCCTGCTGCGGAGATGTGAAAACGAGAGCTGCACTCTATACGTTCCCCCCGGTGTCCCGCTCTTCTGCCGCTCTTCCTCAGCTCAAGGGCAGCGGGAGCAGGGTCACCGTTGCATTATACGTTAACCCCCGGACGGCTCCGCGCATCAGGCGGGATGCTCGCTCCGGTAAACAGCCATCACCTCTTCCCGGGTAACGACCGCCTCGACCACCCGGTAGCCCGCCCGGACATCCTTTACGCTCTCGAGCACCGCCTCGCAGCCGCCTTCCTGCCGGTCGACGAGCGCGATGACCTTGACGACCTCGAGCCCTGCCTCCCGCGCCCGGGAGATCGCCTCGATAGTCGATTTGCCCGTGGTGATGACGTCGTCGACGATGACCACCTTGTCCCCGGCTTTCACGTTCCCTTCGATCCACTGCATGGTCCCGTGGCTCTTCGCCGTCTTCCTGACGACAAAGGCTTCGACAGGCCTGTTCTTGAGGTGCGAGGTGTACGCGACGGCATCGGCGATCGGGTCGGCGCCGAGCGTAAGGCCGCCGATGCCCCGGACCGGGAGCTCTTTGATCATATCGAATATGATACTGCCGATGAGATACATTCCCTCGGGATGGAGGGTCACAGCCTTGCAGTTGAAGTAATAGTTACTTACGCGCCCCGAGACGAGCTTGAAGACGGGCTCGTCGCTGTATTTGAACGCCTTCTCGTAAATCAGACGTATCAATCGCTCTTTCATAACGCTTGCGCTACCCGGCCTTTCCTTGGAAGTGAACATCTATTATAGCAGATGAACGCAGTCGGCTGGCGCGAAGGGAGCGGGGCAGGCCATCCCCGCCCCCTCCCACGCATATCTTAGAGCTTCTAACAAAATGGAAGAACTTAGAGTCAGGCGAGGCATAGTATATGAGCGGCATGGGCAGCCCAGGCGAAGCCAGGACGGCGGAGCGGGCTGTCCTAGCCTCGGAGCAAGGCGTGGATGCCTTGCGAGAATGAGCGAATGTACTGTGCCTTGTCTGACTCTCTTCGCTCATTCTGTTAGACTCTCTTAATATCTCCGCTCGAACTTTTCCCCTTCGCAGACCTCTTTTACCGTGTCCTTGACGAGGCGGTCGTTCTCCCAGGTCCGCTCGCGCACCTTTCTGCACTTCGTCTGCTCGTCGGGGCGGTAGTAGTCGCTCACCGGCTCGGCACGGTACTTGCCGCGGCCGTCTTCGGTCCTGTACTCGACGGGCTTGCCGCTCTGGTAGGCTTCGCGGGAGCCGCGGACCGAGATGTCGGCGATCGTCGCCCCGGCCAGTGCGCCGAGCCCGGCGCCGATGACGCCGCCGCGCCAGGGGTTTTTGCTGTCGAGGAGCGCGCCGGCGATGCCGCCGATGAGACCGCCTGCTGCGCCGCCTTCGTAGTGATGTGTGGCACAGGCATTGAGGACAAGGACCACAAGGGTTGCTGCTATCAGGGCACTCTTCTTCAGTGAGACCATCGATACCTCCTCTGCTTCTGGAAAACTTGGACAGTATTTTACCAAGATGAAATTCTTTCGTGCAAATTAAGATTGGTTAATGGAGGAAGCGCCCGTGGCAGGTGATGTTGACTCGGCGCGTAGAGAGTGATTATGGTATAAGGATGAAGTTGCTTCTCTTCGATATCGACGGCACGATCATGGATTCCGGGGGCGCGGGAGTGCGTTCGCTCGATCATGCCTTCAGTGAGGTCTTCTCGATCGATGACGCCTTCAGGGATATCAGCATGGCGGGCAAGACGGACCTCCAGATTATAAAGGAAGGCCTCGTACAGCACGGCTTTCCCGCGGGCAACGGCCTGGTGCCTGCGGTGATGGAGGCCTATCTGCGTCGGCTCAGGATCGAAATAGGAAACGGCCGCAAGCACCTCAAGCCGGGAGTCAGGGAGGCCCTTTCACTGCTGCACGGGAGAGCGGACGACTGCGTACTCGGGCTCCTCACCGGCAATGTCGAGCAGGGCGCCCGTATCAAGCTCGGATCATTCGCCTTGAACGGCTACTTCCCGGCAGGGGCATTCGGCGATGATGACGAGGACCGGAACAGGCTGCTTCCCATAGCGCGGAGGAGATTCGAAGAGCTCTACGGAAAGGCCTTTGATTTCGGTGAGTGCGTGATTATCGGCGATACGCCGAGGGACGTCTACTGCGCCAAACCCTACGGCGCGTCCTGCATCGCCGTCGCTACGGGCCCTTACAGGGCCGATGCCCTTGTGCGGGCAGGGGCGGATGTCGTCTTCGAGGACCTCTCCGATACGCAGGCCTTTTTGCGGGCGCTCTCGATTAGGGGCTCTTAGAGCGTCTAACAGAATGAGCAGAGGGAGTTGGACGAGGCACAGTATGTTCGTCTCATTCTCGGTCGATACGACCTCCGAGGTACCAGCTCGCTTCGTCATCCGTGACTTCGCTTCAGGCTGCTAAAACCGCTCACCTACTATGCCTCATCCGACTCCACACTCTTTCATTTCGTTAGAGGCTCTTAGTTTGCGTTGTTTGGGACGATGTCGTTGATCGCTTCGCGCACGATCGCCCTGACGTTGCCGTCCTCGTCGTTTTCGGCAGCGCGGAGGAAGGGCAGGGCATCCGGGTGCCCGATGATATCGAGGAGATTGGCCCCGTCGCCGCGCACCGTAGGATTTCCGTCATTGAGGAGCCCCGCGATTTCGGGGATGAGCCGGACGAGGGGCTCGGGTCTCTTCTTCGCCAGCTCCTCGACCAGGGCCGTTCCGCCGAGCCGCACCCTGAGCCGCTCATCCCGGATCATATCGATGATGAAGGGATAGAGCGCCTCGTCATGGGTGAACATATCGACGATGTTCTCGAGAAACCCTTTCTCCATGTAATCGAGGAGCATAGCCCTCAGCTCGCTATTGTTCATTCTATTCGGCCTATTCCGCTCCGGCTCTCCGGTGCCCCGCGTCCCCGGCGCATCTCTTTAACCGTGCCAGTCGTATTTCCGCCGCTTCCTGTTGAAGACATGCTTCTCTGCCGAGAGCGCCGCGATGCATCCCTGTGCTGCGGCAATAACGACCTGCCGCACCTCCGTGCAGGTGACATCGCCGGCGCTGAAGACACCGGGGAGGGAGGTCTCGGCCATTTTAGTGGTGGCGAGGCATTCCTCCTCAGAGACTTCGATCGAACCCTGGAGGAAGTCGATGATCGGTTTGCTGCCGTGGAGGTAGACGAAGACGCCGTCCAGCGCGAGCGTGCTCTCCGTGCCCTGCACATCACGCATCCGTATGCGCTCGACGAGCTCGGCTCCCTCGATAGCGGTCACCGTACGGCCAGTGATCATGGTGAGATTCTTTATCTGCAGAGTCGGGTTGTCGTCAGCTGCTTTAAGCTTCTGCGAGGGCGCGATGAGGTAGACCGTCTCCGCGAACCGCGTCAGGAGCCCCGCCTCTTTCACCGCCTCCTCCGAGTCGCCGAGGACACAGACCGTCCTGCCGCGATAAAACGCCGCGTCGCAGATGGCGCAGTAGCTCACCCCGCGGCCGAGAAACTCCGCCTCGCCCTTGATCGTCGCTTTCCTTCCCATGGAGCCGGTGGCGATGATGACGGTCTTCCCCTGGTAGGTCTTATCCATGGTGAAGACCTCTTTCACCTCCCCCTCCAGAGAGACACCGATGACCTGCGCCTCGACATACTCGGCGCCGAACCCGGTCGCCTGGGTGCGGAAGATATCGAGCAGCTCTCTGCCCGAGACGGGCTTCGCGAGCCCCGGGTAGTTCTCTATCAGGCTCGCATAGGCGAGGGCGCCGGCAGTCGGCGATTTATCGAGGACCACCACCTTCATCTTCGCCCGGGCCGCATACTGGGCTGCGCTGAGACCGGCGGGCCCGCCGCCGATGATGACGACATCGTATAATGAATCGGACATACACCCTCCTGGCGCAAAAAGGTAAGAAGACGGTTAGCTCTATTATAGCGTATGTCTTTGGGTTGTGTATGCGGGGTGAGCAGATTCAGAAGGTCTTGAGGACGGTATAGTACGTATCCCGCTGCGCTGCCCTGAAGCCGGCGCTCTTTATCGCGGTGATGATATCGTCCTTCGAGACGCGGTAGCTCACGCCGGCGGCTCTCACGACATTCTCCTCGATCATGGTCGAGCCGAAGTCATTGGCGCCGAAACGGAGGGAGACCTGGGCGAGCTTCAATCCCTGTGTCACCCACGAGGCCTGGATATTGGCGATAGTGTCGAGATAGAGCCGCGACAGCGCAAGCACTCTCAGGTAATCGACTGCAGTGGCGGGCTTGATTGCCGGCTGCTGCCTGCTGGCTGCTGTTTGCTTGCTTAACTCAGTATTCCCCGGCTGGAACGACCATGGGATAAAGGCGGTGAAGCCGCCGGTCCTGTCCTGGAGGCTCCGTATCGCCTCGAGGTGTTCGATGATGTCTTCGGGCTCTTCAACGCTCCCGAACATCATGGTTGCGGTGGTCCGCATGCCGATGCGGTGCGCCTCTTCCATCACCCTCAGCCACTGGGATGATTTGATCTTCCTGGGGCTCAGTATCTCCCGCACCCTGTCCGAGAGCATCTCCGCTCCGCCGCCGGGGATGGAATCGAGGCCTGCCTGATTGAGCGTCACCAGCGTCTCTTTGACGGTAAGATGGTGCTTTTCCGCCAGGTAGGTGACCTCGGGAGGAGAAAACCCGTGGACGTTTATCGTATAACGACTCTTGATAGCTTTCAGCAGGTCGAGATAATAGTCGAGCCCGAGGTCGGGATGGAGCCCGCCCTGGAGCAGTATCTGCGTGCCGCCGAGCGAGACGGTCTCGTCGATCTTCCTGAATATCTCATCATGCGAGAGGATGTACGCATCGGCGCTGCCGGCCTCGCGATAAAAGGCGCAGAAGGTGCATTTATTGATACAGACATTGGTGTAATTGATATTCCGGTCGACAATGAACGTGACGGTACCTTCGGGATGCACTTCCTTTCTGATGGCGTCAGCCTGTTCGCCGAGCTCGAGGAGATCGGCGTTTTGCAACAGATCCAGTGCGGTAGCTTTACTGATTCTGGTCACTCTATGACAATCGCCTTCGTAAGATCTCGTAGAAATTCTCTCTTTTCCCGATCATCACAACATGGACGACTCTTGCAGTTTCATCAATGAAATAAGCTATTCTGTAATCCACGTTGCTTTTCCTGAAGTGATAGCTGAAAACCCCTTCAAGGTCGCCGTA from Nitrospirota bacterium carries:
- a CDS encoding acetolactate synthase large subunit, translating into MNGAELLTRCLDREGVRYAFGLPGEENLALLDALEASGIEVVVARDERGASFMANAWGRLTGAPGVCFSTLGPGATNLVTGIADALLDFSPLLAITAQASGARAHKESHQYIDVVSLLKPITKWNARILSPQVIPEVTRKAFKVAMLEKQGPVHLELPEDIAEAPAEGAPLTVAPVVYPVPAPGAITRGLEMIRNARMPLILAGNGVIRNKASAELLRFAQKAGIAVINTFMGMGAVPADDPLFVSTIGLQSRDYVQCGLDRADLIIAVGYDPVEFSPKYWEPDKPILHIDTGPAEVDASYNALELVGDIRTTLQRLTEELGVEKDPGYFMRLKKDIEADAGDPALYRTEAGVSPLQVVLDIRRALDREDILVSDVGAHKIWIGRSYPAYAPNTVLISNGFASMGFALPSAIAAKLAYPERKVVAAVGDGGFMMSAADLETAVRLGVPFVTVIFNDNCYGLIQWKELTRYRRSFCVKVGNPDFVKLGEAFGCRAYRVEKSDELPGTLREALAQDAPALIDCRVDYSVNMRLTEKLGHIVCRA
- a CDS encoding c(7)-type cytochrome triheme domain-containing protein: MRPTLVTVASTLCGIAALLSSAVAVPTGRVLEWKCGISTVVFDGAAHAQQGLKCTDCHPKPFMMKKDHADMKMRELIEGKYCGECHDGKRAFASNTAKDCRRCHKM
- a CDS encoding OsmC family protein → MSDKERETLEASLKDYKGKINPAVKGTLTWDRELIFTGRTNEGYEIEFDAHVQWGCKPTDALLLSLAGCMGIDVVMFLQKMRAELAHFKLEIIGERNPTPPQYFTSVEMVLHIAGKGLDPKKIDRAVALSHEKYCSVYNSLRKDMEVKVRYILEEREPKKEISD
- the mqnB gene encoding futalosine hydrolase gives rise to the protein MIGIVISTELEAAVLLEHLAGEQRRPLQSKDFHTGLLKGAAETVLCICGVGKANAAHGTTMLIEHFRPRIVYSLGVAGAYPSAGLGVGDIAVAEREVYGDEGVVLGESFCTMERIGLPLVSKGDRVYYNELPMTVPPALEGFSPRGTFITVSSCSGTLDRGRMLERYFNGICETMEGAAVAHICTLAGVPAAGIRGISNIIEDRSGQPLRKSDIITAAETVQRFFLERVI
- a CDS encoding ATP-binding protein; translation: MLLIVIAVLPAFALVIYAGIEQRRYAAEDAKREALRTVRLAARNQVSLIETTQQLLVTLAHVPEVRSHNAAPCSDLFKELLKRHPYYANLAAASKNGDVFCSAVPLRGPVSAADRPWFAAAVETRSSAFGSFHIGRITGKPVLVLAYPILTREERVTGVVLATLNMEWLGGLVAQAQLPEGSTITAIDGNGVVLARHPGPKEWVGRPAAEAPLVKAILAHRREGTIEAAGLDGVQRLYSFSPLLNGAGEQNAYIFVGIPSEIAFAKADHALKRNLGLLGLIAFLTVIVGWIGSDLFIMRRITPLIRAAQRLSTGDLSARTGIAHEKGEMGELARSLDHMAEALEMQVTEHKRTEEEKAKLEEQFLQSQKMETVGLLAGGIAHDFNNILTAITACGYILQMRLHEESDLKSYVDQILASSERAANLVQSLLAFSRKQEINPRLVDINATIRKVEQLLSRIIGEDIELRTLLPEGGPTVMADSGQIEQVLMNLATNARDAMPGGGTLTIETSLVEAGAPPGGSPSYMRPGTYVLIAVSDTGAGMDEGTRQRIFEPFFTTKEVGKGTGLGLATAYGIVKQHGGYINVYSEPHKGTTFRIYLPFAAMRCGEVPSAETSAPCGGNETILVAEDDDIVRGLIRDILTGAGYTVLDAVDGEDAVNLFSENKERIGLVLLDVIMPKRNGKEAYESIRKERPLTKVLFMSGYTADIIDRTGLAEKGSAFISKPVISATLLRKIREMLDA
- the pyrE gene encoding orotate phosphoribosyltransferase; amino-acid sequence: MKERLIRLIYEKAFKYSDEPVFKLVSGRVSNYYFNCKAVTLHPEGMYLIGSIIFDMIKELPVRGIGGLTLGADPIADAVAYTSHLKNRPVEAFVVRKTAKSHGTMQWIEGNVKAGDKVVIVDDVITTGKSTIEAISRAREAGLEVVKVIALVDRQEGGCEAVLESVKDVRAGYRVVEAVVTREEVMAVYRSEHPA
- a CDS encoding glycine zipper 2TM domain-containing protein; the protein is MVSLKKSALIAATLVVLVLNACATHHYEGGAAGGLIGGIAGALLDSKNPWRGGVIGAGLGALAGATIADISVRGSREAYQSGKPVEYRTEDGRGKYRAEPVSDYYRPDEQTKCRKVRERTWENDRLVKDTVKEVCEGEKFERRY
- a CDS encoding HAD family hydrolase; this encodes MKLLLFDIDGTIMDSGGAGVRSLDHAFSEVFSIDDAFRDISMAGKTDLQIIKEGLVQHGFPAGNGLVPAVMEAYLRRLRIEIGNGRKHLKPGVREALSLLHGRADDCVLGLLTGNVEQGARIKLGSFALNGYFPAGAFGDDDEDRNRLLPIARRRFEELYGKAFDFGECVIIGDTPRDVYCAKPYGASCIAVATGPYRADALVRAGADVVFEDLSDTQAFLRALSIRGS
- a CDS encoding HEAT repeat domain-containing protein is translated as MNNSELRAMLLDYMEKGFLENIVDMFTHDEALYPFIIDMIRDERLRVRLGGTALVEELAKKRPEPLVRLIPEIAGLLNDGNPTVRGDGANLLDIIGHPDALPFLRAAENDEDGNVRAIVREAINDIVPNNAN
- a CDS encoding FAD-dependent oxidoreductase, which codes for MSDSLYDVVIIGGGPAGLSAAQYAARAKMKVVVLDKSPTAGALAYASLIENYPGLAKPVSGRELLDIFRTQATGFGAEYVEAQVIGVSLEGEVKEVFTMDKTYQGKTVIIATGSMGRKATIKGEAEFLGRGVSYCAICDAAFYRGRTVCVLGDSEEAVKEAGLLTRFAETVYLIAPSQKLKAADDNPTLQIKNLTMITGRTVTAIEGAELVERIRMRDVQGTESTLALDGVFVYLHGSKPIIDFLQGSIEVSEEECLATTKMAETSLPGVFSAGDVTCTEVRQVVIAAAQGCIAALSAEKHVFNRKRRKYDWHG
- the mqnC gene encoding cyclic dehypoxanthinyl futalosine synthase; amino-acid sequence: MTRISKATALDLLQNADLLELGEQADAIRKEVHPEGTVTFIVDRNINYTNVCINKCTFCAFYREAGSADAYILSHDEIFRKIDETVSLGGTQILLQGGLHPDLGLDYYLDLLKAIKSRYTINVHGFSPPEVTYLAEKHHLTVKETLVTLNQAGLDSIPGGGAEMLSDRVREILSPRKIKSSQWLRVMEEAHRIGMRTTATMMFGSVEEPEDIIEHLEAIRSLQDRTGGFTAFIPWSFQPGNTELSKQTAASRQQPAIKPATAVDYLRVLALSRLYLDTIANIQASWVTQGLKLAQVSLRFGANDFGSTMIEENVVRAAGVSYRVSKDDIITAIKSAGFRAAQRDTYYTVLKTF
- a CDS encoding type II toxin-antitoxin system mRNA interferase toxin, RelE/StbE family — its product is MPYKDAYHPRVKSDVKRLDKPVTRDVYNIHLDKILNAPYSGEKLYGDLEGVFSYHFRKSNVDYRIAYFIDETARVVHVVMIGKRENFYEILRRRLS